Proteins from a single region of Urocitellus parryii isolate mUroPar1 chromosome 4, mUroPar1.hap1, whole genome shotgun sequence:
- the Scgb2a2 gene encoding mammaglobin-A translates to MKLLTVLLLAALPLYCSAGSGCQLLEDVISKAIDPGVNLEEYKAELQEFLHSDADRKAVEQFKQCFLNQSDETLSNVQLMMESIYGSKYCRAF, encoded by the exons ATGAAGctgctcacagtcctcctgctgGCTGCCCTCCCCCTTTACTGCTCTGCAG GCTCTGGCTGCCAACTTCTCGAGGACGTTATTTCAAAGGCCATTGACCCTGGAGTAAACCTAGAAGAATACAAGGCTGAGCTCCAGGAGTTTTTGCACAGTGATGCCGACAGAAAGGCCGTGGAGCAATTCAAACAATGCTTCCTCAACCAGTCCGATGAAACTCTGAGCAACGTTCAACTGATGATG GAATCAATCTATGGCAGTAAATACTGCAGAGCTTTCTAA